The Lutra lutra chromosome 7, mLutLut1.2, whole genome shotgun sequence genome segment atctctctctgtcaaataaataaataaaatcttaaaaaaaaaaagggaatctcTATTTCTATAGCATCTTCTTTCAATTAAGTGAATTGATAAAGAGTATAATCCTTCAGCAAGAACATCATGATAAtagggaatgcctgggtggcccagtcagttaagcttctgccttcagcccaggtcatgatcatgatcccaaggtctagaatcaagtcccacatccggttccttgctcagcaggaagcttgctccctcagcctgcttctccctcagcctgccactccccaactcatgctttcCCCGCGCCCCTccttacaataaataaataaaatcttaagggaaaaaaaagaactttgtgataataaaaaacaaaaaaaatcaaccaatccatgggaacagagaaaacaaagcaagttGCCATATTTGACTGTATGTCCTTTTGAACCATATAAACATATTAcctaattggaaaaaaatttcaaaattggtTAAATTGGTACAAGGTAGTTGtagcttttgaaaaataatttacattatcCCAGAGCCATTTTGTATTCATTACACTTTTTATAGAGAAAAGTCTATGAAAAACTTAAccataaatcataatttttttagagCTGCTGAAGATCTGTGAAAGTGTATTCTAAAATAAGcaattttagggcacctgggtggctcagtcagtgaagcatctgccttcagctcaggtcatgatcccagggtcctgggatgaaaccccatgttgagctctctgctcagcatagagtctgcttctttcttcccctgctcttgctctctctctctcactctcctgtgtgcatgctttctctaataaataaataaaatctttttaaaaaaaaatgtttaaataaataaataataaaatattttaaaaaataaaatgaggagttTTCAAATTAGATCCCATAAGCCTAAATGGTCATGGAGCTAAGTAGTGAAAGAAGGAAGTTAAAGGTATTCTGACTGGGTATGAGATTATCATTGACTTACCTACTATTAGATTACCAAGAGGACTTCATTGTATTTTCCTGGAAGTTAAATCAAATTAACAAAGGAACACTATCAGGAGTCAAGCTTCCTTTTTTCCAAGGACCTGCTGTAATTTACTTATCATAGCTTTATTCAAGGTTCTATGCAGATAGTCCTTCTTGATTCTGACTCCACCCCAACCCCATGCAACTAAAGGGAGTTTACCCTGCCtttgtgagaaaaataaagctgtagAGTAGCCATGTTTCAGGTTATAAATTAGAGAGTTTATAGCAGAAGTCCTTCTGATAATCTATTGATTAACTACTATCAAAAATAAGGCTATTGATTTACTATCAATAAAGAGGTAATTACAACTCTCCTAAACAAGGACAAATCTAAGAAAGGGGTCTAAAGGAATAATATAAACTGTTATTACCTAGTTTTATGTCACAAATTTTAGTACACCGTGGATCAAAGTCCTTTATGAAAATACATGTAATCTTTTTCCATATAATTGAAAgcctgtaatatatattttattgttacgATGATCAATAATGGTCAATGGTATAGCCATATTTGGCAATATTgccaaatattttgtttccttagtGGAAATCACAAATAATTCAAAAGGGCTGTAGTATATTCTAGAGCTAATATTGACTATTAGCCTGTCATATTAGaataagaaagaacaaggaagaatgATGCCAGACAGTGACCTGGAACTAGAAGAAACTTACAGGATCATGAAAGCAAGTCTATTAAAAGGCTCTATCTAAAAATGTATCCCAttcattgttgatttttattGGAAGCAGAAATCGTAATAGTGACATAGCAACAAAGTCTAAAATTTAGTTACTGCTCTAGAGTTTGACATTTCTTTTAGATATCTCATAACAGGGATACCTAGCTGGCTcatcagaagagcatgtgactcttcatcttggggttgtgagttcaaaccccacattgggtggaaagatttctaaaaacaaacaaacaaacaaacaaaaaccttaaatatCTTGAAACATGGatggtaggcactcaataaacatttattaaatgatctTAGGAACAGTattgaattcttaaaattttatatacataagaaTCCTTTTCTATATCCAAATACTTCAATTGCTCTTtcagccatttatttttatttagtttgtgTTCAATGGGAATCAATTCCAAACACACTGTACAATCCCAAACAGATGTACAGTGTTCAGATATGAAACAAAGGGAATGTTCATTcacacccagacatccctcatAGCTTGAGATCTGTTGGGTCTGGTTGCTCCCCTATAGGTTTCTAAAGATGGCAAATAGTGGTTTAAGAATTATTAAGCCTACTGTGGCCATATGGATACTGTAACACGTAAGCATCAGTGTGTGAACATGTGAACCAAAAATTTCATAAAGTGTCTATTTCTAGAAAGTTTTCTGTACATCAAGACAGTTGTAAAAGTTTTACTTTCCAGAATCAAGTACACCTAGATTTAGGACGAGGTTCTAACTATCTAAAAATACTGATACAGAAAGTGTTCCAAATGTAGCTATTCTGActcataaagttattttttttttaatgtattcacagagagagcacaaaagagtTGTGAATTTAATAAAGGCAAGTcttcaggcacctgggtgctcagtcaggtaagcatccaacttttgatttcagctcaggtcatgatctcagggtcttgggatcaaactccacgtcgggctctgcactcaacacagagttggcttatccctctccctctgctcctccccacgctcatgctctctctctctcaaataaataaaatcttttatatatatataggcaacTCTCCTGTCTTCACTTCCCAAATAcctaatatacattatttttgccTCCTTCCTTGGCATCTAAATTTCAGTATTTGTCAAATACGCCTTCAAAACAGAgcaattttggggcgcctgggtggctcagtgggttaaagcctctgccttcggctcaggtcatgatcccagagtcctgggatcgagccccacatcgggctctctgcttagcagggagactgcttcctcctcctctctctctctctctgcctgcttctctgcctacttgtgatctctgtctgtcgaataaataaataaaatcttaaaaaaaaataccagagcaatttttaagttataaaaattatttaacaaatgcagaaataaatgCAGTATTTTAAGACAGTTGAAGTCAAAGCACTTCTTATCTTTGGAATGAAGTTAAGTGATCCAAGTTAACTAAGTGAATCTGCCATTCTTACTGGATGGGAATGTGTGATAGGAAATACCTGTCATTTGACTTTTAAGTGTATATGCAAAAATTACTCAtgctgaggcgcctgggtggctcagtgtgttaaagtctctgcctttggctcaggtcataattccagagtcctgggatcaagccccgcattgggctctctgctcaacagggagcttgcttctccctctcccctctctctgccagcctctctgcctacttgtgatctctgtatgtcaaataaataaataaaatcttcaaaaattactCATGCTTAGATTTGTAGTAGATGCCAATAAAACATCACCACCCTGGAACATGTCAGTTACTACATAAAGTTACGTGCAATGTCAACCACAAAGCTCCAGAGGAAAAAGTTCCCAAGAGAACAATGAAAACTTaacaatgtaaaattttatgTGGAGTATATCAGCATTAAAATAGTACTGCTGAAATAATAAAGAGGATTACAGTAACACCTGGTGGCTCCTTCCAATGtacatataaatagaatcctGGAACCTTTTTGTATTACCTAATCATTTTATGGCCTTCTAAATTTAATGAATCAAAGTAAAAACCCAATTTCCATTCCACAGCTTATCCCTTTTCTCTAGATCAAGGtgaaatttattcttattatcaAGGTAGAGTTTTAAGTGTCCATATTTCTTAAGCTACATTTAATCATATCATTAATTTTCAATGTCTCTCTTCAGTCTTGTATGTGAAACTCCAGCAGATTTAATATTGGCATTCGTTACCTAGTCAAATCCTTCAGATGCTCTCTAAGTCAGTCCAACTGGGGACTCTCACAGTTTCTGCGTTAGTAAAATAAAGAGTGGAATTATTAGATCTGATGAAGACTGTGTTTTCCTTGTCACCTTGGACTTCTAGTTACCATATGGATTGAGCTTTAGAATATGCGTTAGTAAACAGATGTTATTTTGGCCTGGATCTGTTTAACAGTAGAGATACAGAAGGGCAAGTAAGACCACAAGGAGAATGGCTACTGACTACAGGGCACAGTGGACACTGTGGGTTCAAACAGAGGACCCAGTGTGCTGGTTAAAGGAACGTGTGAATAAATCTGTGTGGATGGGAGCAGTGCCAGAAGTAACAGTCACAGACTGAGCCTGGCCACCATCCCCTTGCCTATGTTGGTCACTGTGGCGTGGGTCAGACTTGCTGTTTGGTGTGCTGTTGGATCATAGGCTCCTGGCTCATGCAGGAGAAGTAGCTAGCAGGGTCTTCAACCAGGGGGCGTCATAATGACAGTGACATGGCACCACCTGTCCACCCATGCTCACCATTCCCCCATACCTCCAGTcatataatttgtttttgaaacacAATTCTTCAAAATTGTTTATAGAGAGCCTGGATCCTATTACTTATACgtctattttctttccctttttttcccaagtggcattatttttttcctgattcttagAAGTATGTTTGTTGTTGAAAGTTGGGAGCACAAAATGAATATGAAGAGAGGTTTTTACCCAGAGGTAATCACTATTGATATTTGGTCTGtttatatacatgtttttacACTATAAAAACTATAGTTCTATATGCAGaatttttgcttaatatttatCATCAGCATATTTCTGACATTAAAAGCTTAAAAAGCAAGatttaattatcttcttttttttttaaagattttatttatttacttgacagagagaaatcacaagtaagcagagaggcaggcagagagagaggaggaagcaggctccccgctgagcagagagcccgatgtggggctcgaacccaggacctgggatcatgacctgagccgaaggcagcggctcaacccactgagccacccaagcgccccatatcttctttttttttaaagattttatttattgaggtgccttggtgtctcagtccttaagcggctgcctttggcccaggtcatgatcccgggtcccgggatcgagccctttgttgggattcctgctcagtggggaagcctgtttctccttctcccactcctcctgtttgtgttccctttctcactatctctgtcaaataaataaataaaatcttaaaaaaaaaaagatcttatttatttatttgacagagcgagtaagagagtacaagcaggaggaacagcatagggagaaggagaagcaggctccccactgaggagggagcctgacacaggacttattctcaggaccttgggatcatgacctgagcagaaggctgaggcttaactcactgagccacccattttctaacttttctacattagttatttatttcttatggAGGTTGAACTAGTATTTTTTGAGGAGTTGattcagtagaatttttttttttaaagattttatttatttgacagagagagagatcacatgtaggcagagaggcaggcagagagagagggggaagcagttccctgctgagcagagcgctccacgcggggctcgatcccaggaccctaagatcatgacccgagccgaaagcagagacttaacccactgagccacccaggcgcccctgatttagtAGAATTTATGCTGGATAAACCAACATAAAAAttgcttttttgaaagaaaaaaaaaaaggatagaaaatagtaaaaatgagagaataaagacAGGAAGTTCATGGTTAATAACATAGCCCTTAGTACGTAGCATCTGATTGGGAACTGATCCTCTTTGAGTGActgaaatgagtaaaaataatacttttcacTGATGTTTGAAATTTGGGAGTAACTTAGAAAAAGAGtagtacaagtttttttttttcttttaaagattttatttatttgacgagagatcacgagtaggcagagaggaaggcagaaagagaggaggaagcaggctccccactgagcagagagcccgatgtgggactcgatcccaggaccctgagatcttgacctgagccgaaggcagaggcttaacccactgagccacccagcagccccaagAGTagtacaagtttaaaaaaaaaaaaccctggttTGTGTTTTCTTATCTGTTCAAGGAGAAACTTTAAAGTTACTCAATATCcccttgtgttttattttcaagaatataaatattttctttatactcCAGAATGTaaaaacttactttctttttgcttttcctaaGCCACTGCTTCCTGCCTCTTCAGGAATCCgattctctttttcaaaatctttaggaGACAGGCTGAAGAATTCTCCAATTCCTTTTTGCCACTTGGGAGTTGGGCGCACACAAACTGGATTCCCTCCTGCATACTTATtttcaactataaaatataaacaggtGGAACTAAATAAGAACTAAGGATACAACTGCCATTCCTTAAAGGGAAGCAATTCTTTAACATTAAATCTACAGGGTATTAAGTGGTATTACATCCAtcttaaaatacttagaaaatgtGAGATGATAAAGGTGTATTCAGTCagtattatattatacattattaataatattatatattataatacatattatatattataatatattatattatgtattatacattattaatattatatattataatacatgtaaatatattatacattattaatataattaatattattaatacaatatataataatattttgttaaaattatccTTTGtcctaggaaaataaaattaacagaatttttacaactggaaaatatttttcataatttatccACAAGCAGAGCTATTCAAATAGTCTTATGTATTGTCATAATaaactttgacatttttttcctaatatgagATGTAGTATAAACGGCCAAAATTTTACTTAACAAGGTTATTAATTAAAACACCTGTGAAAGGCAAAACAAATATACAGCAGTGAAAGTTTCCACAAAAATAGGTTACACTTTTCAAGCCCTTGGCTCCTTTTCAGTTCATACAGTTCACAAGGTaaatccaattcttgatttttttttaaagattatttatttatttgacagagatcacaagtagtcagagaggcaggcagagagagaggggaagggaagcagactcctccactgagcagagagcccgatgcagggcttgatcccaggaccccaggatcatgacctgagccaaaagcagaggctttaacccactgagccacccaggcaccccttgattttttttttttttggacagatcgcaagtaggcagagaggcaggcagagagagacaggaggaggaggcaggctccctgctgagcagagagcccaatgcaggactccatcccaggaccctgagatcatgacctgagccgaaggcaaggcagaggctttaaccactgagccacccaggcgcccgattttttttttcttttaagtaagttctacacccaacgtggggcttaaacttatggccctgagatcaagagttgcatgttttaccaactaagccaaccaggtgccccaatttctaatttttttttttcattttaaaacagtaaTATAGAGGAAAAATTTCTGCCTCCTTATGAAGTAATGATTAGTATACAAAGATGAGCAAATTACTGAGCCACTACATATATCTTTCCCTTTAAACACAtttgtcgggacgcctgggtggctcagttggttaagcagctgccttcggctcaggtcatgatcccagcgtcctgggatcgagtcccgcatcgggctccttgctcgtcagggaacctgcctctccctctgcctctgcctgccattctgtctgcctgtgctcactctctctccctcgctctctctgacaaataaataaataaaatctttaaacacatttGTCACAAACTCTGTTATAAAGTTGCttccatatatatctatatctatatactctccgaagtttttatttttatttttttaaggattttttaaatttatttgacagagacagcaagagagggaatacagtaagggagtgggagagggagaagtaggctccccgctgagcagggagcctgatgcggggctcgaccaggaccctgggatcatgacctgagccgaaggcagctgcttaataactgagctacccaggtgccccaaagtttttatttttgatttattttttcaagattttatttctgagagagagagacaacaagcccgagtagggagaggggcagagggagaagcagactcctccactgagcagggaacctgatgcggggctccatcccagaaccctgggatcatgacctgagccaaaggcagaggcgtaaccaaCAGAGATACCCAGGCGCCCACTTCTTacgtttttaaatctttttttttttaatgttttatttatttatttgacagacagagatcacaagtaggcagagaggcaggcagagagagaggaggaagcaggctccccactgagcagagagcctgatgcggggctcgatcccaggaccctgggatcatgacctgagctgaaggcagaggttttaacccactgagccacccaggtgccccaaatctttttttttttttaagattttatttatttatttgttagagagagagaaagcatgagcacaggcagacagagtggtaggcagaggcagagggagaagcaggctccccggggagcaaggagcccgatgtgggacccgatcccaggacgctgggatcatgacctgagctgaaggcagctgcttaaccaactgagcctgcaggcgtcccaagtttttaaatctttttttaaaagtacaagtgaggggcgcctgggtggctcagtgggttaagccgctgccttcggctcaggtcatgatctcggagtcctgggatcaagtcccgcatcgggctctctgctcaccagggagcctgcttcctcctgtctctctgcctgcctctctgcctgcttgtgatctctctctgtcaaataaataaataaaaatctttaaaaaaaaaataaaagtacaagtgactttttaaaaatagtgatctGCGGCCCCTGGGTGGAGCAGTCCAGTTGAAGATCTgattcttagttttggctcaggttgtggtctcagatTTCTGAGATTTGAGCCAGGTCTGGTTGCACTCAGCAGTGGAGTCCACTTTGaaatttctctctgcctctgcccctcccgcctcaatctctctaaaataaataaatattcaaaaataaataaataatagtgataCTTTGGTTCATAATTTTCCAAAAGGACACATATAGGAACTCTTTGACTACTTGGAAAGGAAATGGCAGCAACCTGTATAGCTCAGCATAGAATTCAAACCCAGCTCAAgagtgcctgggttgctcagttggttaagggtctgactttggctcaggtcatgatctcagggtccttgcttgacagggagtctgctctccctctccctttgcccctcctcctgatggtgctctgtctcttgctcaaataaataaataaaaatatttaaaaaaaaaaattcaaacacgGCTCTGCTGATTTAATTGTGTGACTTTTACCAAAGTATGTAACCTGAGCTTAAATGTCCTCATCATTTAGAATGAAGTTATTACTAATTTCATACAGTTGATTAAAATAGAGATCTgtgggtgcctgcctggctcagttgatgaagcaagcttttgatctcagggttgtgattttgagccgcatgttgggtgcagagattacttaaaaataaaatctttaaaaaaaaaaatcccaaaagagatttgccagggcacctggctgactcaggaTGTAGAaaatgagactcttgatcttagggtccttgGTTCAAGCCCCTCTTGGGCGTAGAGcttacttacaaaaaaaatagAGATCTGTAAAGTGCCTTAAGAGGtgcatttggggggcgcctgggtggctcagtgggttaagccgctgccttcggctcaggtcatgatcccaggtcctgggttcgagccccgcatcgggctttctgctcagcagggagcctgcttcctcctctctctctgcctgcctctctgcttacttgtgatttctctctgtcaagtaaataaaatcttaaaaaaaaaattaaaaaaaaagaggtgcatTTGGCCAACATATGTTCATTAAGGGCCTATTCAGTTGACTTTGGTGATTCAACAGTGCACCAGACAATGAGATGTAGCCCTGATCATAATTTAGTGGTATAGAGTATAGAATATTCTCAATAAATTCATCACCTTTCAAAATTTTGACCTACAGCTCCTTTTTATCTAAAGAGaattagttaatattttctttttttttttaatattttatttatttatttgacagagatcacaagtagacagagaggcagacagagagaggaggaagcaggctccctgctgagcagagagcccgatgcggggctcgatcccaggaccctgagatcatgacctgagccgaaggcagaggctttaacccactgagccacccaggcgcccctagttaatattttctaatgaaatatttagaacagGGGGAAGTTTAAGTTAACTTAAGAACCCaagttctgggcgcctgggtggctcagtgggttaagccgctgccttcggctcaggtcatgatctcagggtcctgggatcgagccccgcatcgggctctctgctcagcagggagcctgcttcctcctctctctctgcctgcctctctgcctgcttgtgctctctctctgtcaaataaataaataaataatctttaaaaaaaaaaaaaaaaaaaaaaaaaaaaaaaaaagaacccaagttCTTCACAGTGCTCCCCTGTATGTTCTTAATTAGGCCTTGTGGAATTAATCTTCCTAACTTCCTAGGAGAGAAATGAGGCACCAGATGGCATGGTATTTCCTCAACCTCTCCTTGCACAGAAGGAACAGTGTGAAGCTCTTTCATGGGCCAAGTTTTCCCTCCTAATGTCCCAAAAGCAGTATCAGGAGCTGCAGTAGTTGGGATAACACATACACAAAGACACCAtgccaaaaaataaacaacaacagcaacaaaaccaaaaatacatgcagaaataaaaacaaaaactttatacTAAGACAACCTGATCAGCACTGTCAACTATAGTCCTAATTCTTAATCTAGTGAAGGGGAGCTTAAATAGCCTCTTGCAGGAAAAAGCCATCagccaatattaaaaataaaaatgctaaactagaaaggaaaaataggtTTGAAGATAAACCGTGTCTGTCCCTAACCCCGAGGTTGGAGATTCTTTTCCTTGCGACCCCCACCTTTACCCCAACCGAACGAGAGGCCTAGGTCCCCTCA includes the following:
- the PCLAF gene encoding PCNA-associated factor isoform X5, producing MVRTKADSVPGTYRKVVASRAPRKVLGSSTSATNSTSPSSRKVENKYAGGNPVCVRPTPKWQKGIGEFFSLSPKDFEKENRIPEEAGSSGLGKAKRKKIQ
- the PCLAF gene encoding PCNA-associated factor isoform X4 → MVRTKADSVPGTYRKVVASRAPRKVLGSSTSATNSTSPSSRKVENKYAGGNPVCVRPTPKWQKGIGEFFSLSPKDFEKENRIPEEAGSSGLGKAKRKNCESPQLD
- the PCLAF gene encoding PCNA-associated factor isoform X2 — translated: MVRTKADSVPGTYRKVVASRAPRKVLGSSTSATNSTSPSSRKVENKYAGGNPVCVRPTPKWQKGIGEFFSLSPKDFEKENRIPEEAGSSGLGKAKRNHSKRISSQSDATY
- the PCLAF gene encoding PCNA-associated factor isoform X3, with the translated sequence MVRTKADSVPGTYRKVVASRAPRKVLGSSTSATNSTSPSSRKVENKYAGGNPVCVRPTPKWQKGIGEFFSLSPKDFEKENRIPEEAGSSGLGKAKRKMAYRGGKNFH